One Gimesia aquarii DNA segment encodes these proteins:
- a CDS encoding helix-turn-helix domain-containing protein, giving the protein MAKRADILVRFGQRVRELRKEQGYSQENFAYACELDRTYVGGIERGERNLSLRNIERIAETLDISLAKLMEEV; this is encoded by the coding sequence ATGGCAAAACGAGCAGATATTCTGGTAAGATTTGGACAGCGAGTACGAGAACTACGCAAAGAGCAAGGTTACTCGCAAGAGAATTTTGCCTACGCTTGTGAGTTGGACCGGACCTATGTTGGCGGGATCGAACGGGGAGAACGAAATCTGTCCCTGCGGAATATCGAGCGGATCGCCGAGACCCTCGATATCAGTCTGGCCAAGTTAATGGAGGAAGTTTGA
- a CDS encoding GYF domain-containing protein — MHEENNKTIENPESHWWLAKNGVAEGPLSHQEISDALNSNRISLADYVYSSIEKDWKPLSAWSEFESGTEESALQPPPVPPVESYSIEPLLTNPRLPPMANWICIYTLQISPWLWCLYVIAGITYGTDLDENAPLVGVEAFAIFVSMLVSMGVTISLFIGGARLRALSHSGPNIIILSIVVATAVYLLFFLWAIVISAMADQSHFVSKTVAVELFDYFVFIVALSEGAFMLTSLFWLRRNARFLPLT, encoded by the coding sequence ATGCACGAAGAAAATAACAAAACGATTGAAAATCCGGAGAGCCACTGGTGGCTGGCGAAGAATGGTGTGGCGGAAGGCCCTCTGTCTCATCAGGAAATCAGTGATGCCCTGAACTCAAATCGAATTAGCTTGGCAGATTATGTCTACTCATCAATTGAGAAAGATTGGAAGCCTTTGTCTGCCTGGAGTGAGTTCGAATCTGGAACTGAAGAATCCGCTCTGCAACCTCCTCCAGTTCCCCCTGTGGAGAGTTATTCCATCGAGCCCTTACTCACCAATCCCAGGCTGCCACCCATGGCAAACTGGATCTGTATCTATACACTTCAGATTTCTCCCTGGCTCTGGTGCCTTTATGTTATCGCAGGAATTACCTACGGTACCGATTTAGACGAAAACGCTCCTTTGGTAGGAGTAGAGGCTTTTGCGATATTTGTCAGCATGCTTGTTTCAATGGGGGTGACGATTTCACTGTTCATCGGTGGGGCTCGTCTCAGAGCATTAAGCCATTCAGGACCGAATATTATTATTCTCAGTATCGTAGTTGCAACTGCGGTCTATCTACTATTTTTTCTCTGGGCGATTGTGATTAGTGCTATGGCTGACCAGAGCCATTTCGTCTCAAAAACCGTAGCAGTTGAGCTGTTCGACTATTTTGTATTCATTGTCGC